The Deinococcus koreensis genome window below encodes:
- a CDS encoding acyl-CoA acyltransferase encodes MPEGEAAAPRPHATGPYVIRDVTDPWALRALEGVQVAAWGYADREVTPGTLLRISAVTGGIVLGAYPAQGEDQQTPVGLAFGFPALAGGQAWHHSHLLAVRPGWRGSGLAVALKLAQRERALAQGLTRMTWTFDPLLARNARLNLGKLGAVAVSYHPDWYALSDDRDSAFPADRLMVEWDLTRPHAGRPAPPPDGRVVLERQGAGPGTPRLDHGGGPLLAEVPTSLEALDEEQQRAWRLALRGVLMAALERGYAVSDLAREGDRAYYVLSRR; translated from the coding sequence ATGCCGGAGGGGGAGGCCGCCGCGCCCCGTCCTCACGCCACCGGGCCCTACGTCATCCGGGACGTGACCGATCCCTGGGCCCTGCGGGCGCTGGAGGGGGTTCAGGTGGCGGCGTGGGGCTACGCCGACCGCGAGGTCACGCCAGGCACGCTGCTGCGGATCAGCGCCGTGACCGGCGGGATCGTTCTGGGGGCCTACCCGGCGCAGGGAGAGGATCAGCAGACCCCGGTCGGGCTGGCCTTCGGCTTCCCGGCGCTGGCCGGCGGGCAGGCGTGGCACCACTCGCACCTGCTGGCGGTGCGGCCTGGGTGGCGGGGCAGCGGGCTGGCGGTGGCCCTGAAGCTCGCCCAGCGGGAACGGGCGCTGGCCCAGGGCCTGACGCGCATGACCTGGACCTTCGATCCGCTGCTGGCGCGCAACGCCCGCCTGAACCTGGGCAAGCTGGGCGCGGTCGCGGTGAGCTACCACCCCGACTGGTACGCGCTCTCGGACGACCGCGACTCGGCCTTCCCCGCCGACCGCCTGATGGTGGAGTGGGATCTGACCCGGCCCCACGCCGGGCGCCCCGCCCCGCCGCCGGACGGGCGGGTGGTGCTGGAGCGGCAGGGGGCCGGGCCGGGAACACCCCGCCTGGATCACGGGGGCGGGCCGCTGCTGGCCGAGGTGCCGACCTCGCTGGAGGCCCTCGACGAGGAGCAGCAGCGGGCCTGGCGCCTGGCCCTGCGCGGCGTGCTCATGGCCGCCCTGGAACGCGGCTACGCCGTGAGCGATCTGGCCCGCGAGGGCGACCGGGCCTACTACGTGCTGTCTCGCCGCTGA
- the menC gene encoding o-succinylbenzoate synthase, which produces MLRIDAAELMVVRLPLRFRFETSFGVQTEKVVPLLVLHGDGVQGLAEGTMEFAPMYREETIAGGLHLLREVFLPRVLGRTFANPQELEGALGGFRGNRMARAMVEMAAWDLWARMLNVPLGTLLGGTRTSVEVGVSLGIQADQAATVDVVRRHVEQGYRRLKLKIKPGWDVQPVRATREAFPDIRLTVDANSAYTLADSGRVRALDDFDLTYIEQPLAWDDLVDHAELQRRVLTPLCLDESVASAQDARKGLALGAGRVINVKVARVGGHAEARRVHDVAQAFGVPVWCGGMLESGVGRAHNIHLSTLPNFTLPGDTSSASRYWATDVINEPLEAEDGLMQVPTGAGIGVSLNREFIGQVAELHEEMRP; this is translated from the coding sequence CTCCGGTTCCGCTTCGAGACCAGCTTCGGAGTCCAGACCGAAAAGGTCGTGCCGCTGCTGGTGCTGCACGGCGACGGCGTGCAGGGACTCGCCGAGGGCACCATGGAATTCGCCCCGATGTACCGCGAGGAGACCATCGCCGGCGGCCTTCACCTGCTGCGCGAGGTGTTCCTGCCGCGCGTGCTGGGCCGCACCTTCGCCAACCCACAGGAGCTGGAGGGTGCGCTGGGCGGCTTCCGGGGCAACCGCATGGCGCGCGCCATGGTCGAGATGGCTGCCTGGGATCTCTGGGCCAGGATGCTGAACGTCCCGCTGGGCACGCTGCTGGGCGGCACCAGAACCAGCGTCGAGGTCGGCGTGAGCCTGGGCATCCAGGCTGATCAGGCCGCCACCGTGGACGTGGTGCGCCGGCATGTGGAGCAGGGCTACCGGCGCCTCAAGCTCAAAATCAAACCCGGCTGGGATGTGCAGCCGGTGCGCGCGACCCGCGAGGCCTTTCCCGACATCCGCCTGACCGTGGACGCCAACTCGGCCTACACGCTGGCCGACAGCGGGCGGGTGCGCGCGCTGGACGATTTCGACCTGACCTATATCGAGCAGCCGCTGGCCTGGGACGATCTGGTCGACCACGCCGAGCTGCAGCGCCGCGTGCTGACCCCGCTGTGCCTGGACGAGAGCGTGGCGAGCGCGCAGGACGCCCGCAAGGGCCTGGCGCTGGGGGCCGGACGGGTGATCAACGTGAAGGTGGCGCGGGTCGGTGGTCACGCCGAGGCCCGGCGCGTGCATGACGTCGCGCAGGCGTTCGGCGTGCCGGTGTGGTGCGGTGGGATGCTCGAAAGCGGGGTGGGCCGGGCGCACAACATCCACCTCTCGACCCTGCCGAATTTCACGCTGCCGGGCGATACCAGTTCGGCCAGCCGCTACTGGGCCACCGACGTGATCAACGAGCCGCTGGAAGCCGAGGACGGCCTGATGCAAGTTCCGACGGGGGCGGGCATCGGCGTAAGCCTGAACCGGGAGTTCATAGGGCAGGTGGCCGAACTGCACGAGGAGATGCGCCCCTGA
- a CDS encoding single-stranded DNA-binding protein produces the protein MLHIEFITDLGARVIVDVDSADKLLDVQRQYGRLGWTSGEIPSGGYQFPHDNEPDFDWSLIGARRWTSPDGEELVIHRGHAYRRRELEAVDSRKMKLPAAVKYSRGAKSTDPEQVREKSDGEFEYVTLAIFRGGKRQERYAQPGQGRPATGPAPRPAPARAPQAAAPPAGPAPAQRTAVLEAPPEDETPF, from the coding sequence GTGTTACATATCGAATTCATCACGGATCTGGGGGCGCGAGTCATTGTGGATGTGGACAGCGCCGACAAGCTGCTGGATGTCCAGCGTCAGTACGGCCGGCTGGGCTGGACGAGCGGCGAGATTCCCAGCGGCGGCTATCAGTTCCCACACGACAACGAGCCCGATTTCGACTGGTCGCTGATCGGCGCCCGCAGGTGGACGAGTCCCGACGGCGAGGAGCTGGTGATCCACAGGGGCCACGCCTACCGCCGCCGCGAACTGGAAGCCGTGGACAGCCGCAAGATGAAGCTGCCGGCCGCCGTCAAGTACTCACGCGGCGCCAAGAGCACCGATCCCGAGCAGGTGCGCGAGAAGTCCGACGGCGAGTTCGAGTACGTGACGCTGGCGATCTTCCGGGGCGGCAAGCGCCAGGAGCGCTACGCCCAGCCCGGCCAGGGCCGTCCGGCCACCGGGCCGGCGCCGCGCCCCGCGCCCGCCCGCGCTCCCCAGGCGGCCGCCCCGCCAGCCGGGCCGGCCCCGGCCCAGCGCACTGCCGTCCTGGAGGCCCCCCCCGAGGACGAGACGCCGTTCTGA
- a CDS encoding SDR family oxidoreductase, translating to MTQTPYEVAPGTLSGKVALVTGASSGLGRAVALALAGAGADLILLARSESDLDAVAAEVRALGRRAHVAAVDLADAGALTGAAEAGMAELGGLDILINNAGTDVPGPVAQLSAEDWDRVLDVNLRAPFLLAKAAFGPMQRRGGGTIINVSSVAGKRGWANASAYCASKFALGGFTQSLAAEGKAHGIRASVVYPGGMATSWGQWSPDDRHGDDRKPQAPSDSLPPDRVAALLVWMCAAPSELVLNEVIVTPLNEGGWP from the coding sequence ATGACACAGACACCGTATGAAGTCGCGCCCGGCACCCTGAGCGGGAAAGTGGCGCTGGTCACGGGGGCCAGCAGTGGGCTGGGCCGCGCGGTGGCGCTGGCTCTGGCGGGGGCGGGGGCCGACCTGATCCTGCTCGCCCGCAGCGAGAGCGATCTGGACGCCGTGGCCGCCGAGGTACGCGCCCTGGGCCGCCGTGCCCATGTGGCGGCGGTCGATCTGGCCGATGCCGGGGCACTCACGGGGGCCGCCGAGGCTGGAATGGCCGAGCTGGGCGGCCTCGACATCCTGATCAACAACGCGGGCACCGACGTGCCGGGGCCGGTGGCTCAGCTCAGCGCCGAGGACTGGGATCGCGTGCTGGACGTGAACCTGCGCGCTCCCTTTCTGCTGGCAAAAGCGGCGTTCGGGCCGATGCAGCGGCGGGGCGGCGGCACCATCATCAACGTGTCGTCGGTGGCGGGCAAGCGCGGCTGGGCGAACGCCAGCGCGTACTGTGCCTCCAAGTTCGCGCTCGGGGGCTTCACGCAGTCGCTGGCTGCTGAGGGGAAGGCGCACGGCATCCGCGCCTCGGTGGTGTATCCGGGCGGCATGGCGACCTCGTGGGGCCAGTGGAGCCCGGACGACCGCCATGGCGATGACCGCAAACCCCAGGCGCCCAGCGACTCGCTGCCACCGGATCGCGTGGCGGCCCTGCTGGTCTGGATGTGCGCCGCACCCTCTGAACTCGTCCTGAACGAGGTCATCGTGACCCCGCTGAACGAGGGCGGCTGGCCGTGA
- the rocF gene encoding arginase encodes MDISILGIPMDLGAGRRGVDMGASALRNAQLARTLRDLGHSVSDLGDVGVAIPETLDKHANGGLVFLEPIVDACRSAAERIAALPETAFPLTLGGDHSVSMGTVTGNALRGAPAGQGAGTRLGLIWVDAHTDYNTPTSSPSGNIHGMPVAHLTGLGDPRLTGLGGGWHMRPEDIVMIGIRSVDTREREALREAGIRAYTMKDVDQLGITRIVAETLERLGGVERLHVSFDADALDPGVCPGVGTPVPGGLTYREGHLLMELLSESGRVTSMDIVEVNPILDTHNQTAEVMVSMAASLLGQRIL; translated from the coding sequence ATGGACATCTCCATTCTCGGCATTCCGATGGATCTGGGCGCGGGTCGGCGCGGCGTGGACATGGGCGCCTCGGCCCTGCGCAACGCCCAGCTGGCGCGCACGCTGCGCGACCTGGGCCACTCGGTCAGCGACCTGGGCGACGTGGGGGTCGCCATTCCCGAAACCCTGGACAAGCACGCCAACGGCGGCCTGGTCTTCCTGGAGCCCATCGTGGACGCCTGCCGCAGCGCCGCCGAGCGGATCGCGGCGCTGCCGGAGACCGCCTTTCCGCTGACGCTGGGCGGCGACCACAGCGTCAGCATGGGCACGGTGACGGGCAACGCCCTGCGCGGCGCTCCGGCAGGCCAGGGAGCGGGCACGCGGCTGGGCCTGATCTGGGTCGACGCCCACACCGACTACAACACGCCGACAAGCAGCCCCAGCGGCAACATCCACGGGATGCCGGTCGCGCACCTGACCGGCCTGGGCGACCCGCGCCTGACCGGCCTGGGCGGCGGCTGGCACATGCGGCCCGAGGACATCGTGATGATCGGCATCCGCTCGGTGGACACCCGTGAACGGGAGGCGCTGCGGGAGGCCGGGATCCGCGCCTACACCATGAAGGACGTGGATCAGCTGGGGATCACGCGGATCGTGGCCGAGACGCTAGAACGCCTGGGCGGCGTGGAGCGCCTGCACGTGTCCTTCGACGCCGACGCCCTCGACCCCGGCGTGTGCCCCGGCGTGGGTACCCCGGTGCCCGGCGGCCTGACCTACCGCGAGGGCCACCTGCTGATGGAACTGCTCTCCGAGTCCGGCCGCGTGACCTCGATGGACATCGTGGAGGTCAACCCGATCCTCGACACCCACAACCAGACGGCCGAGGTGATGGTGAGCATGGCCGCCAGCCTGCTGGGCCAGCGGATCCTGTAG
- a CDS encoding DUF488 family protein: MTEPPQTAPTLLTIGYENADLHAFLATLSGHGVTLLVDTRERAQSRRRGYSKTALGSALQEQDIGYRHLRDLGTPPGIRKAYKLDKDFGALKAGYTLHLATQQAALEELGALAARERVCLLCYEADPQECHRSLIAARLRELGLVGAVEDLTVTG; encoded by the coding sequence ATGACCGAGCCCCCGCAGACCGCGCCCACCCTGCTCACCATCGGCTACGAGAACGCCGACCTGCACGCCTTCCTGGCGACCCTGAGCGGGCATGGCGTGACCCTGCTGGTCGACACCCGCGAGCGTGCCCAGAGCCGCCGCCGGGGCTACAGCAAGACGGCCCTGGGCAGCGCGCTGCAAGAACAGGACATCGGCTACCGCCACCTGCGCGACCTGGGTACGCCGCCCGGCATCCGCAAGGCGTACAAGCTGGACAAGGATTTCGGCGCGCTGAAGGCCGGCTACACCCTGCACCTCGCCACACAGCAGGCCGCGCTGGAGGAACTGGGCGCCCTGGCCGCGCGGGAACGGGTCTGCCTGCTGTGCTACGAGGCCGACCCCCAGGAATGCCACCGTTCGCTGATCGCCGCGCGGCTGCGCGAGCTGGGGCTGGTGGGCGCGGTGGAAGACCTGACGGTAACGGGCTAA
- a CDS encoding tRNA dihydrouridine synthase: MTAGFYASRLTRAGAVMAPMAGYSDAPMRQLASEHGALWTVSEMISARGLMGGGDTEKLNLGRPYPGEQGRVVQLFGAEPEVLAAAVARAEAWFAPAAIDLNMGCPVPKIRGKGGACLLQTPEVAFTLIRAMREATGLDVSAKIRLGWDSDRSLEVAQGLAEAGAALITVHGRTSAQRYTGEADWDAIARVAASVPVPVVGSGDVTTAAQANARKKTGVAAVMIGRGAVGNPWIFRTLATGEDAWPDARTRARTALRHAELQTAFYDDESGRLTLRPLRKVLPAYLPEFPELRDALVQVVTAGDVRRVLAPLLDDADRAAPTGPETASPPAPGYAVHHS; the protein is encoded by the coding sequence ATGACCGCTGGTTTCTACGCCTCCCGACTGACCCGCGCCGGCGCGGTGATGGCCCCCATGGCGGGCTACTCCGACGCGCCCATGCGGCAGCTCGCCAGCGAACACGGAGCACTGTGGACCGTCTCTGAGATGATCAGCGCGCGCGGGCTGATGGGCGGCGGCGACACCGAGAAGCTGAACCTGGGCCGCCCCTATCCCGGCGAGCAGGGCCGCGTGGTGCAGCTCTTCGGCGCCGAGCCGGAGGTGCTCGCGGCGGCGGTGGCGCGGGCCGAGGCCTGGTTCGCCCCGGCGGCCATCGACCTCAACATGGGCTGTCCGGTGCCCAAGATCCGGGGCAAGGGCGGCGCCTGCCTGCTCCAGACCCCGGAGGTCGCCTTCACGCTGATCCGCGCCATGAGGGAAGCGACCGGGCTGGACGTGAGCGCCAAGATCCGCCTGGGCTGGGACAGCGACCGCTCGCTGGAGGTCGCGCAGGGGCTGGCCGAGGCCGGCGCGGCGCTGATCACGGTGCACGGCCGCACCAGCGCCCAGCGCTACACGGGCGAGGCCGACTGGGACGCGATCGCGCGGGTGGCCGCCAGCGTACCGGTGCCGGTGGTGGGCAGCGGCGACGTGACCACCGCCGCCCAGGCCAACGCACGGAAGAAGACGGGCGTGGCGGCGGTCATGATCGGGCGCGGCGCGGTGGGCAACCCCTGGATCTTCCGCACGCTCGCCACGGGCGAGGACGCCTGGCCGGACGCCCGCACCCGCGCCCGCACCGCCCTGCGCCACGCCGAACTGCAGACCGCCTTCTACGACGACGAGAGCGGCCGTCTGACCCTGCGCCCGCTGCGCAAGGTGCTGCCCGCCTACCTGCCCGAATTCCCCGAGCTGCGGGACGCGCTGGTGCAGGTCGTGACGGCCGGGGACGTGCGCCGGGTGCTGGCGCCGCTGCTGGACGATGCAGATCGAGCAGCCCCAACTGGACCTGAGACGGCCAGCCCGCCCGCGCCGGGGTATGCTGTGCATCACTCATGA
- a CDS encoding metallophosphoesterase family protein: MTDPAPQPSPIRPDASPPLGKRLMLLADYVHPFVYREGFPQGAPPVDAVLAAGDLPGYYLEFLASKLTVPIVYVHGNHANEYVNEGDGRIPPRGVIPAHGRVVEEAGLRIAGWGGAPRYRRDGQGQYSEFEAWRGLGLLALRARRGVDVLLTHAPPLGPHAGTDFAHRGCREITRFMNRRRPGLVVHGHIHEYEGKKLEYQDETSGARVINAYGYRVIEV; the protein is encoded by the coding sequence ATGACCGATCCTGCCCCCCAGCCCTCCCCGATCCGCCCGGACGCCTCGCCGCCGCTGGGCAAGCGGCTGATGCTGCTGGCGGATTACGTGCACCCCTTCGTGTACCGGGAAGGGTTTCCGCAGGGCGCCCCGCCCGTGGACGCCGTGCTGGCGGCCGGCGACCTGCCGGGTTACTACCTGGAATTCCTGGCCAGCAAACTCACCGTGCCCATCGTGTACGTGCACGGCAACCACGCCAACGAGTACGTCAACGAGGGCGATGGCCGCATTCCCCCGCGCGGCGTGATTCCCGCACACGGCCGGGTGGTCGAGGAGGCGGGGCTGCGGATCGCGGGCTGGGGGGGCGCGCCCCGCTACCGCCGCGACGGACAGGGACAGTACAGCGAGTTCGAGGCCTGGCGGGGGCTGGGCCTGCTGGCGCTGCGGGCACGCCGGGGGGTGGACGTGCTGCTCACGCACGCCCCGCCCCTGGGGCCACATGCGGGCACGGATTTCGCCCACCGGGGCTGCCGGGAGATCACCCGCTTCATGAACCGCCGCCGGCCCGGTCTGGTCGTCCACGGCCACATCCACGAGTACGAGGGCAAGAAGCTCGAATACCAGGACGAGACCTCGGGGGCGCGGGTGATCAACGCCTACGGCTACCGGGTCATTGAGGTCTGA
- a CDS encoding GNAT family N-acetyltransferase translates to MIATPLALHHAPLLHALYTATPGYFALLGTRVPSLSDVQRDVEIALLDPRRHLELLHDDQGELIGSLDSKVDYPEAGDLTINLLLIREDHQSRGLGKQAVRHLERRVPARTTRVLASVLGDNPRGARFWERLGYAFTLDARPAMTWYAKSVNQLARRPDEKRPAEKRPGDKQIRVASD, encoded by the coding sequence TTGATCGCCACCCCGCTGGCGCTGCACCACGCGCCACTGCTGCACGCCCTCTACACCGCCACTCCCGGATACTTCGCGCTGCTGGGCACCCGCGTTCCCAGCCTGAGCGACGTGCAGCGCGACGTGGAAATCGCCCTGCTCGATCCCCGCCGCCACCTTGAACTGCTGCACGACGACCAGGGTGAGCTGATCGGCAGCCTGGATTCCAAGGTGGATTACCCCGAGGCCGGCGACCTGACCATCAACCTGCTGCTGATCCGCGAAGACCACCAGTCGCGGGGCCTGGGCAAGCAGGCCGTGAGGCACCTGGAGCGGCGCGTGCCCGCCCGCACCACCCGCGTCCTGGCCTCCGTGCTGGGCGACAACCCGCGCGGCGCCCGCTTCTGGGAACGCCTGGGCTACGCCTTCACCCTGGACGCCCGGCCCGCCATGACCTGGTACGCCAAGTCCGTCAACCAGCTCGCCCGCCGCCCCGACGAGAAGCGGCCAGCAGAAAAACGGCCCGGCGACAAGCAGATCCGCGTCGCCAGCGACTGA
- a CDS encoding PIN domain-containing protein, with protein sequence MVKQPPSTPALLDASAILALLRGEVGKDAVLAALEQRPCSVSSVTLTELEGKVIGRGEYTPMQIRAALETVAPLMTELAFDAACREKATFYYARKNPYNLSLGDAACLGTAEAHGMSVLTAEGNWANLPDLGVNVELIR encoded by the coding sequence ATGGTAAAACAGCCTCCCTCGACACCCGCATTGCTGGACGCCAGCGCCATCCTGGCCCTCTTACGTGGCGAAGTCGGGAAGGACGCCGTTCTAGCAGCATTGGAACAGCGCCCCTGCTCGGTCAGCAGCGTGACCCTGACGGAACTGGAGGGTAAAGTGATCGGTCGGGGAGAGTACACGCCCATGCAGATTCGCGCCGCACTGGAGACTGTAGCCCCCCTGATGACCGAGCTGGCGTTCGACGCTGCCTGCCGGGAGAAGGCCACCTTCTACTACGCCCGCAAGAATCCCTACAACCTGAGCCTGGGCGACGCGGCGTGCCTGGGCACCGCCGAAGCACATGGCATGAGCGTGCTGACCGCTGAGGGCAACTGGGCGAACTTACCTGACCTGGGCGTAAACGTGGAACTGATCCGGTAG
- a CDS encoding DinB family protein: MNVREYYAYLSAARTQLWNFLRALPPADLDRDLIESGDRFHTIKDLVLHVTDVEDHWVHNIARGDGVTREGRFSHDWVTPNAAQYDLAWIIDYGREVNERTQAFLDSEPDMNRSVKLVQDDPASDTVSLDQLLWHVMTHEVRHTAQIALMIRQLGHTPPWLDYMRYARPHVTAAQSGGVEGLGLDDPDDEG, translated from the coding sequence ATGAACGTCCGCGAGTATTACGCCTACCTGTCCGCTGCGCGCACGCAACTGTGGAACTTCCTGCGGGCCCTGCCGCCCGCCGATCTTGACCGCGACCTGATCGAGTCCGGCGACCGCTTCCACACCATCAAGGATCTGGTGCTGCACGTGACCGACGTGGAGGATCACTGGGTGCACAACATCGCGCGGGGCGACGGCGTGACCCGCGAGGGCCGCTTCTCGCACGACTGGGTGACCCCGAACGCGGCGCAGTACGACCTGGCCTGGATCATCGACTACGGCCGCGAGGTCAACGAACGGACGCAGGCCTTCTTAGACAGCGAACCCGACATGAACCGTTCGGTCAAGCTGGTGCAGGACGACCCCGCCAGCGACACGGTCTCGCTCGATCAGCTGCTGTGGCACGTCATGACCCACGAGGTGCGCCACACCGCCCAGATCGCCCTGATGATCCGGCAGCTCGGCCACACGCCGCCCTGGCTGGACTACATGCGCTACGCCCGCCCGCACGTCACGGCCGCCCAGAGCGGCGGCGTCGAGGGCCTGGGCCTGGACGACCCCGACGACGAGGGCTGA
- a CDS encoding GNAT family N-acetyltransferase, which translates to MPPLFTPRLVLLPLSRAMLEQRLMRPSFDLRCETPQGALDVHFPPQWPGDPLPLYPALLAGLPPDQDELRLTFAVVTRAAPEAIGQIGTHAPPDDTGAVEIGYGLSPSARGRGYATEAVGALVQHLHGQERIRTVTAQTALGNRASERVLEKLGFVQTGLGWSPEDGDLTLWAH; encoded by the coding sequence GTGCCCCCGCTCTTTACACCCCGTTTAGTCCTGCTGCCCCTGAGCCGCGCCATGCTGGAGCAGCGGCTGATGCGGCCGTCGTTCGACCTGCGCTGCGAGACGCCTCAGGGCGCGCTGGACGTGCACTTCCCGCCCCAGTGGCCCGGCGACCCCCTGCCCCTCTACCCGGCCCTGCTGGCTGGCCTGCCCCCAGATCAGGACGAACTCCGCCTCACCTTCGCGGTCGTGACCCGCGCGGCCCCGGAGGCCATCGGACAGATCGGCACCCACGCGCCGCCCGACGATACGGGCGCGGTCGAGATCGGCTACGGCCTGAGCCCCTCCGCCCGGGGCCGGGGCTACGCCACCGAGGCCGTGGGTGCCCTGGTGCAGCACCTGCACGGCCAGGAGCGTATCCGGACGGTCACGGCCCAGACGGCCCTCGGCAACCGCGCCAGCGAGCGCGTGCTGGAAAAGCTGGGCTTCGTGCAGACCGGACTGGGCTGGAGCCCGGAGGACGGCGACCTGACGCTCTGGGCGCACTGA
- a CDS encoding AbrB/MazE/SpoVT family DNA-binding domain-containing protein, producing the protein MTARPHYDLKLQAQGRVVVPQAVRTDLGVQEGDDLLLVKTDDGYRLTTRRALIQSAVGMLARDDGRDMTQELLDERRQEAQAKGW; encoded by the coding sequence ATGACTGCCAGACCACACTACGATCTGAAACTCCAGGCACAGGGGCGCGTCGTCGTTCCGCAGGCTGTTCGCACCGATCTGGGTGTGCAGGAAGGTGACGACCTGCTCCTAGTCAAGACCGATGACGGCTACCGCCTGACCACCCGCAGGGCGCTGATCCAGAGTGCCGTGGGCATGTTGGCGCGCGACGATGGACGCGACATGACTCAGGAACTGCTGGACGAACGACGCCAGGAAGCGCAGGCGAAGGGATGGTAA